The following proteins are encoded in a genomic region of Musa acuminata AAA Group cultivar baxijiao chromosome BXJ2-11, Cavendish_Baxijiao_AAA, whole genome shotgun sequence:
- the LOC135626293 gene encoding uncharacterized protein LOC135626293: protein MDPRLEEAAYAGDLTLLRRLLQEDRLLLHRQAIAAAHLSDSPLHIAASLGHSDLVREILTVNPELAHGRNREGLSALHLAAAQGHLSVVNELLQYAAAANICLATDNDGFMPAYTAALRGRLDVLTVLLDSCPESARAVTSQGDSIFHLTVKSNSFETVQFLLNRTDENDELLNSGDAKGNTVLHLAVARKQLQIVKLLLGWRGINANATNMRGDTVLDMLLDSPCQQGDLLLGELIRAAGGRTAAEEEGKPQPKSSPSDARASATVALHRSRLNWSEPKEKYNNKPATLMVVATLIATITFEAGLNPPGGFNQKDDVGSPYTSSLKLFLLFDMFGSLVSTAVEVCKNIQFFSEQLRTLLLSHSPFGFRLPRCVYTASIPWDKMFKRDCSGHCELDDPVVSLASGEDRLNKKEELLQSQASNGRQSHCELDDQVVSLASGEDRLYKKEELLQSQASIICKLVFIHPSLLPDLSMDPRLEEAAYAGDLTLLRRLLQEDRLLLHRQAIAAAHLSDSPLHIAASLGHSDLVREILAVNPELAHGRNSEGLSALHLAAAQGHLSVVNELLQYAAAANLCLATDNDGFMPAHTAALRGRLDVLTVLLDACPESARAVTSQGDSILHLTVKSNSFETVQFLLNRAGENDELLNSGDAKGNTVLHLAVARKQLQTVKLLLGRRGIEVNATNMRGDTVLDMLLDSPCQHGDLLLGELIRAAGGRTTAEEGKTRPKSSPGDARASATVESHRSRPNRSEPKEKYNNKPETLMVVATLIATVTFAAGLNPPGGFKQKDDGGPTPPIAEVNFDESSSEGEAVLRDDLELFLLFDMFGLFASLSIILLLICCVPRQTKMVTGILKWILWLAVFSTALAFSTAIVRVFSYQLYTVILLMSWFGILSLFMIWVCFRAIRYLLRKGGCWKKNDGEGESQGGPTRAVAIRTKIVVGALMIIIFGVALIVNYLVFVYILNMSNNRII from the exons ATGGATCCGAGACTAGAGGAAGCAGCTTATGCGGGAGACCTCACTTTGTTGCGGCGTTTGCTACAAGAAGACCGGCTCCTGCTCCACAGGCAAGCCATCGCCGCGGCTCACCTGTCGGACAGCCCCCTCCACATCGCTGCATCGCTCGGCCACTCCGACCTGGTCCGGGAGATCCTCACCGTAAACCCGGAGCTCGCGCATGGCCGCAACCGCGAAGGCCTTTCCGCCTTGCACCTGGCCGCTGCCCAAGGCCACTTATCCGTGGTGAACGAGCTGCTGCAGTACGCAGCCGCTGCCAATATCTGCTTGGCGACCGACAACGATGGCTTCATGCCGGCCTACACTGCAGCCTTACGAGGCAGGCTTGATGTATTGACTGTGTTACTGGATTCGTGCCCGGAGTCCGCGCGAGCTGTGACATCGCAAGGTGACTCCATCTTTCATCTTACTGTGAAATCAAACAGCTTCGAGACCGTGCAGTTCTTGCTGAACAGAACGGATGAGAACGATGAGCTACTCAACTCTGGAGATGCGAAAGGCAACACCGTCCTGCACCTTGCTGTGGCCAGAAAACAGCTCCAG ATTGTGAAGTTGCTTCTGGGATGGCGAGGTATCAATGCCAACGCCACCAACATGAGAGGCGACACCGTCCTTGATATGCTGCTGGATTCACCCTGCCAACAAGGAGATCTATTGTTGGGAGAACTGATTCGAGCAGCAGGTGGAAGAACCGCcgcagaagaagaagggaagcctCAACCGAAATCGTCACCGAGTGATGCCAGAGCCTCTGCCACTGTCGCCTTACACAGAAGCCGACTAAATTGGTCTGAACCTAAAGAAAAGTACAACAACAAACCAGCAACACTAATGGTGGTGGCGACGTTGATCGCCACCATCACATTCGAAGCTGGGTTGAACCCCCCAGGTGGGTTTAACCAGAAAGATGATGTTGGTTCCCCCTACACTTCTAGTCTCAAGTTATTCCTGCTGTTCGACATGTTCGG aaGTCTCGTAAGCACGGCTGTTGAAGTCTGCAAAAACATCCAATTTTTCTCCGAACAATTGCGCACGCTGTTGCTATCCCACTCGCCGTTCGGCTTTCGTCTCCCTCGCTGCGTTTACACCGCATCGATTCCTTGGGATAAGATGTTTAAACGGGACTGCAGTGGCCACTGTGAGCTCGATGACCCAGTCGTCTCTTTGGCGTCTGGTGAGGACAGGCTCAACAAGAAGGAGGAACTGCTCCAATCACAAGCCTCAAATGGACGGCAGAGCCACTGTGAGCTCGATGACCAAGTCGTCTCTTTGGCGTCTGGTGAGGACAGGCTGTACAAGAAGGAGGAACTGCTCCAATCACAAGCCTCCATTATCTGCAAGCTTGTTTTCATTCATCCATCCCTCCTTCCTGAT cTAAGCATGGATCCGAGACTAGAGGAAGCAGCTTATGCGGGAGACCTCACTTTGTTGCGGCGTTTGCTACAAGAAGACCGGCTCCTGCTCCACAGGCAAGCCATCGCCGCGGCTCACCTGTCGGACAGCCCCCTCCACATCGCTGCATCGCTCGGCCACTCCGACCTGGTCCGGGAGATCCTCGCCGTAAACCCGGAGCTCGCGCATGGCCGCAACAGCGAAGGCCTTTCCGCCTTGCACCTGGCCGCTGCCCAAGGCCACTTATCCGTGGTGAACGAGCTGCTGCAGTACGCAGCCGCTGCCAATCTCTGCTTGGCGACCGACAACGATGGCTTCATGCCCGCCCACACTGCAGCCTTACGAGGCAGGCTTGATGTATTGACAGTGTTACTGGATGCGTGCCCGGAGTCCGCGCGAGCTGTGACATCGCAAGGTGACTCCATCCTTCATCTTACTGTGAAATCAAACAGCTTCGAGACCGTGCAGTTCTTGCTGAACAGAGCAGGTGAAAACGATGAGCTGCTCAACTCCGGAGATGCGAAAGGCAACACCGTCCTGCACCTTGCTGTGGCCAGAAAACAGCTCCAG ACCGTGAAGTTGCTTCTGGGACGGCGAGGTATCGAAGTTAACGCCACAAACATGAGAGGCGACACCGTCCTTGATATGCTACTGGATTCACCCTGCCAGCATGGAGATCTGTTGTTGGGAGAACTGATTCGAGCAGCAGGTGGAAGAACCACCGCAGAAGAAGGGAAGACTCGGCCGAAATCGTCACCGGGTGATGCCAGAGCCTCTGCCACTGTCGAGTCACACAGAAGCCGACCAAATCGTTCTGAACCTAAAGAAAAGTACAACAACAAACCAGAAACACTAATGGTGGTGGCGACGTTGATCGCCACCGTCACATTCGCAGCTGGGCTGAACCCCCCAGGTGGGTTTAAGCAGAAAGATGATGGTGGGCCGACTCCCCCCATTGCAGAAGTCAATTTTGATGAGAGTTCAAGTGAAGGGGAGGCAGTTCTAAGAGATGATCTCGAGTTATTCCTACTGTTCGACATGTTCGGGTTGTTTGCATCCTTGAGCATCATCCTCTTGTTGATATGTTGTGTGCCCAGACAGACTAAAATGGTGACGGGAATCCTAAAGTGGATTCTATGGCTGGCGGTGTTCTCGACGGCATTAGCATTCTCGACCGCCATTGTGCGAGTATTTTCCTATCAGCTCTACACTGTCATCCTTCTCATGAGTTGGTTCGGAATTCTCAGTCTCTTCATGATTTGGGTGTGCTTTAGAGCGATCAGATACTTGTTGCGCAAAGGTGGATGCTGGAAGAAGAATGATGGAGAAGGAGAAAGTCAGGGGGGGCCCACAAGGGCCGTTGCCATCCGCACGAAGATTGTGGTGGGCGCGttgatgataattatttttgGAGTGGCTCTTATTGTAAATTATTTAGTGTttgtttatatattaaatatgtcaaataatagaataatatga
- the LOC135627470 gene encoding ankyrin repeat-containing protein BDA1-like, with the protein MDPRLEEAAYAGDLTLLRRLLQEDRLLLHRQAIAVAHLSDSPLHIAASLGHSDLVREILAVNPELAHGHNREGLSALHLAAAQSHLSVVNELLQYAAAANLCLATDNDGFMPAHTAALRGKLDALTVLLDACPESSRAVTSQGDSILHLTVKSNSFETVQFLLNRTDENDELLNSGDAKGNTVLHLAVARKQLQTVKLLLGRRGIEVNATNMRGDTVLDMLLDSPFQHGDLLLGELIRAAGGRTAAEEGKTQPKSSPSDARASATVASHRSRPNRWNPFRRQARPSKNDRSPRKVLSELKERYNNKPATLMLVATLIATVTFQAGLNPPGGFKQKDDGGPTPPNTEVNFDGSSREGEAVLNHGLKLFLLFDMFGLFASLSIILLLICCVPRKTKMVMGILKWILWLAVFSTALAFSTAIMRIFFYPPYTTILLLSWFGILSLFMVWVCFRAIRWLLRKGGCWKKKDGKGESQGGPRRTVAICTKIVVGVLIIILLGVFLIVNLVLFVYIATRSIKFR; encoded by the exons ATGGATCCGAGACTAGAGGAAGCAGCTTATGCGGGAGACCTCACTTTGTTGCGACGTTTGCTACAAGAAGACCGGCTCCTGCTCCACAGGCAAGCCATCGCCGTGGCTCACCTGTCGGACAGCCCCCTCCACATCGCTGCATCCCTCGGCCACTCCGACCTGGTCCGGGAGATCCTCGCCGTAAACCCGGAGCTCGCGCATGGCCACAACCGCGAAGGCCTTTCCGCATTGCACCTGGCCGCTGCCCAAAGCCACTTATCCGTGGTGAACGAACTGCTGCAGTACGCAGCCGCTGCCAATCTCTGCTTGGCGACCGACAACGATGGCTTCATGCCCGCCCACACTGCAGCCTTACGAGGCAAGCTTGATGCTTTGACTGTGTTACTGGATGCGTGCCCGGAGTCCTCGCGAGCTGTGACATCGCAAGGTGATTCCATCCTTCATCTTACTGTGAAATCAAACAGCTTCGAGACCGTGCAGTTCTTGCTGAACAGAACGGATGAGAACGATGAGCTACTCAACTCTGGAGATGCGAAAGGCAACACCGTCCTGCACCTTGCTGTGGCCAGAAAACAGCTCCAA ACCGTGAAGTTGCTTCTGGGAAGGCGAGGTATCGAAGTTAACGCCACAAACATGAGAGGCGACACCGTCCTTGATATGCTACTGGATTCACCCTTCCAACATGGAGATCTATTGTTGGGAGAACTGATTCGGGCAGCAGGTGGAAGAACCGCCGCAGAAGAAGGGAAGACTCAGCCGAAATCGTCACCGAGTGATGCCAGAGCCTCTGCAACTGTCGCGTCACACAGAAGCCGACCAAATCGTTGGAACCCCTTCCGACGCCAGGCTCGACCTTCTAAGAATGACCGCAGCCCCCGAAAAGTATTGTCTGAACTTAAAGAAAGGTACAACAACAAACCAGCAACACTAATGTTGGTGGCGACGTTGATCGCCACCGTCACATTCCAAGCTGGGCTAAACCCCCCTGGTGGGTTTAAGCAGAAAGATGATGGTGGGCCGACTCCCCCCAATACAGAAGTCAATTTTGATGGGAGTTCaagagaaggggaggcagttctAAATCATGGTCTCAAGTTATTCCTGTTGTTCGACATGTTCGGGTTGTTTGCATCCTTGAGCATCATCCTCTTGTTAATATGTTGTGTGCCCAGAAAGACGAAAATGGTGATGGGAATCCTAAAGTGGATTCTATGGCTGGCGGTGTTCTCGACGGCATTAGCATTCTCGACCGCCATTATGCGAATATTTTTCTATCCGCCCTACACTACCATCCTTCTCCTGAGTTGGTTCGGAATCCTCAGTCTCTTCATGGTTTGGGTGTGCTTTAGAGCGATCAGGTGGTTGTTGCGCAAAGGTGGATGctggaagaagaaagatggaaaaGGAGAAAGCCAGGGAGGCCCCAGAAGGACCGTTGCCATCTGCACGAAGATTGTGGTGGGCGTGTTGATAATAATTCTTTTAGGAGTTTTTCTTATTGTAAATTTAGTCCTGTTTGTTTATATAGCGACAAGGTCAATAAAATTCCGATAG